A region from the Lolium perenne isolate Kyuss_39 chromosome 4, Kyuss_2.0, whole genome shotgun sequence genome encodes:
- the LOC127332230 gene encoding peptidyl-prolyl cis-trans isomerase PASTICCINO1, translated as MSHDDPPPAAAKKKSPAEEAAEKRREKLTPGSLMKAVIRSGSGDATPADGDQVILHCTTRTMGGIVVNSTRREHGGKGVPLRFVLGRSKMILGFAEGFPTMLKGEIAMFKMEPKIHYAEDDCPVATPDGFPKDDELQFEIEMLDFFKAKVISEDLEVVKKIVDEGKGWETPREPYEVTARITARTADGKDILLSKEVPYFFTLGKSEVPKGLEMGIGSMTRKEKATIYVSSTYLTGSSLMPQLEGLEEVHFEVELVQFTQVRDMLGDGRLIKRRVVDGRGEFPMDCPLHDSLLRVHYKGILLDEPKSVFYDTKIDNDGEPLEFCSGEGLVPEGFEMCVRLMLPGEKSIVTCPPDFAYDKFPRPANVPEGAHVRWEIELLGFEVPKDWTGLNFKEIMEEADKIKNTGNRLFKEGKFELAKAKYEKLLREYNHVHPQDDEEGKIFASSRNSLHLNVAACYQKIGEYRKSIEACNKVLDANPVHVKALYRRGMSYMLGGDFDDAKNDFEKMITVDKSSEPDATAALLKLKQREQEIEKKARKQFKGLFDKKPGEISEVGAESEGAKNVGDAAGSSEAVTSTDRDGSVESSPRAEPDYAFEEERPGIIGRVWPSARRIFSSLGLNRCTIL; from the exons ATGTCCCACGACGACcccccgccggccgccgccaaGAAGAAATCGCCGGCAGAGGAGGCGGCCGAGAAGAG GAGGGAGAAGCTTACTCCTGGGAGTTTGATGAAGGCGGTCATACGGTCAGGCAGTGGCGACGCGACCCCTGCAGACGGAGATCAG GTCATACTTCATTGCACTACTCGCACCATGGGTGGCATTGTTGTAAATTCTACAAGAAGGGAACATGGAG GTAAAGGAGTCCCACTCAGATTTGTTTTAGGAAGGAGCAAAATGATCCTTGGCTTTGCTGAAGGCTTTCCAACGATGCTGAAGGGTGAAATTGCTATG TTCAAAATGGAGCCGAAAATACACTATGCGGAGGATGATTGTCCGGTTGCAACTCCAGATGGCTTCCCAAAAGATGATGAACTTCAGTTTGAGATTGAGATGTTGGATTTCTTTAAAGCCAAG GTAATATCTGAGGATTTAGAAGTTGTAAAGAAG ATAGTTGACGAAGGCAAGGGATGGGAAACACCTAGAGAACCATATGAAGTGACGGCACG AATAACTGCCAGAACAGCAGATGGAAAAGATATTCTTCTAAGTAAAGAAGTACCCTATTTCTTTACTCTGGGTAAATCGGAG GTACCTAAAGGGCTTGAGATGGGAATTGGATCAATGACACGCAAGGAAAAAGCAACTATTTATGTTAGCAGTACCTATTTGACAGGGTCCTCACTAATGCCACAACTTGAAGGTCTTGAAGAAGTTCATTTTGAGGTCGAACTTGTTCAATTTACTCAG GTGAGGGATATGCTTGGTGATGGCCGCCTCATAAAACGACGTGTAGTTGATGGAAGAG GTGAATTTCCTATGGATTGTCCTCTTCACGATAGCTTGTTAAGAGTTCACTATAAGGGGATACTCCTTGATGAACCAAAGTCGGTATTTTATGATACAAAAATTGATAATGATGGTGAACCATTGGAGTTCTGTTCCGGAGAAGGGCTG GTTCCTGAAGGATTTGAAATGTGTGTTCGACTAATGCTTCCTGGTGAAAAATCTATTGTCACCTGCCCTCCAGATTTTGCATATGATAAATTCCCAAG GCCAGCGAATGTTCCTGAAGGAGCTCATGTTCGATGGGAAATTGAACTACTTGGATTTGAAGTTCCCAAG GATTGGACTGGCTTGAACTTTAAAGAAATCATGGAAGAGGCAGATAAAATTAAGAACACG GGTAACAGATTATTTAAAGAAGGGAAATTTGAACTTGCAAAGGCAAAATACGAGAAG TTGCTTCGGGAGTATAACCACGTGCATCCTCAAGATGACGAAGAGGGAAAAATCTTTGCCAGTTCAAGA AATTCTCTACATCTAAATGTAGCTGCTTGCTACCAGAAGATTGGTGAATACAGAAAATCTATTGAAGCATGCAATAAG GTGCTAGATGCAAATCCTGTGCACGTCAAAGCTCTTTACCGCcgaggaatgtcatacatgttagGTGGGGACTTTGATGATGCAAAGAACGATTTTGAGAAG ATGATTACCGTCGACAAGTCTTCGGAGCCTGATGCTACAGCTGCTCTTCTTAAACTTAAACAAAGGGAACAG GAAATTGAAAAGAAGGCAAGGAAGCAGTTCAAAGGACTTTTTGACAAGAAgccaggagagatttctgaagttGGTGCGGAATCAGAGGGTGCTAAGAACGTGGGCGACGCGGCAGGATCTAGTGAGGCAGTGACAAGTACTGATAGAGATGGAAGCGTGGAGTCTAGTCCGCGCGCAGAACCAGATTATGCCTTTGAGGAAGAGAGGCCAGGCATTATTGGCCGCGTATGGCCTTCGGCGAGGCGGATTTTCTCCTCTCTTGGACTGAACAGGTGCACAATACTCTGA